A single region of the Novosphingobium sp. genome encodes:
- a CDS encoding spermidine synthase, with product MELRLVQRGDAFAILLEDTALMSTLVSASEEALATMTAQRLGRSDAQQWLIGGYGMGYTLRAALAELSADASVTLAEIVPAIIEWARGPMQALTAGCLDDPRVMLVQDDVAMLIDAARGAYDAILLDVDNGPEGITRLDNDHLYSTRGLKMARRALRPGGILAVWSCQPFSGFTIRLRRAGFTVEMISVREGEGDLGAHHVIWFAQNPADEAR from the coding sequence GTGGAATTGCGCCTTGTCCAGCGCGGTGACGCCTTTGCCATCCTGCTGGAGGATACGGCGCTGATGAGCACCTTGGTCAGCGCTTCCGAGGAAGCCCTGGCCACCATGACCGCGCAGCGCCTCGGCCGCTCCGATGCGCAGCAATGGCTGATCGGTGGCTATGGCATGGGCTATACGCTGCGCGCGGCCCTGGCTGAATTGAGCGCTGACGCCAGTGTTACCTTGGCCGAGATCGTGCCTGCCATCATCGAATGGGCGCGCGGCCCGATGCAGGCGCTGACGGCGGGATGTCTCGACGATCCACGTGTCATGCTGGTGCAGGACGATGTCGCCATGCTGATCGATGCGGCGCGCGGCGCCTATGACGCGATCCTGCTGGATGTCGACAATGGGCCCGAGGGGATCACGCGGCTCGACAACGATCATCTCTACAGCACGCGGGGGCTCAAGATGGCGCGGCGGGCGCTCCGGCCGGGCGGCATTCTGGCGGTCTGGTCCTGTCAGCCCTTTTCCGGCTTCACCATCCGCCTGCGCAGAGCCGGTTTCACGGTGGAGATGATCAGCGTCCGGGAAGGTGAGGGCGATCTGGGGGCACATCATGTAATCTGGTTTGCGCAGAACCCGGCGGATGAAGCCCGCTGA
- a CDS encoding glutathione S-transferase, whose protein sequence is MITVHHLEHSRSQRVLWLLEELGLPYAVKHYARNPKTMLAPPELRAVHPLGKSPVIVDDEARRTIAETGAIIAYLVDKAGGGLGPPADEEGMLLYRFYMHYAEGSLMPPLLVKLVLGKVPLLGGLAQKRIQPMIDVHLDFVENELALRPWFTGESFTAADVIMSFPLEAARDRGGLDASRPATTRWLEKIHKRSAYQVALSNGGPYRFA, encoded by the coding sequence GTGATCACCGTGCATCATCTGGAACACTCGCGCTCGCAGCGCGTCCTTTGGCTGCTGGAAGAGCTGGGGCTGCCCTACGCGGTCAAGCACTATGCCCGGAACCCCAAGACGATGCTGGCGCCGCCAGAGCTGCGCGCGGTCCATCCGCTCGGCAAATCGCCGGTCATCGTCGATGACGAAGCCCGGCGCACCATCGCGGAAACCGGGGCGATCATCGCCTATCTGGTCGACAAGGCCGGTGGAGGTCTCGGGCCCCCGGCCGATGAAGAGGGCATGCTGCTCTATCGCTTTTACATGCATTATGCCGAAGGATCGCTGATGCCGCCCCTGCTGGTCAAGCTGGTGCTCGGCAAGGTGCCGCTGCTGGGAGGGCTGGCGCAAAAGCGCATCCAGCCGATGATCGACGTCCATCTCGATTTCGTGGAAAACGAACTGGCTTTGCGCCCGTGGTTCACCGGCGAGAGCTTCACCGCCGCCGACGTTATCATGAGTTTTCCGCTCGAGGCCGCGCGGGATCGAGGGGGGCTCGATGCGAGCCGCCCCGCAACCACGCGCTGGCTTGAGAAGATTCACAAGCGATCGGCCTATCAGGTCGCCTTATCCAACGGTGGGCCATATCGGTTCGCATGA
- a CDS encoding peroxiredoxin — translation MPFRSKRLIPIALGAVALAGLVVALPGTSALAALPQGAAAPDFSTQAVLAGKPFAFHLGDALKKGPVVLYFFPAAFTSGCTIEAHDFSDATEAFTAAGATVIGLSHDPLDKLSRFSVTECRNKFAVGVAGSDVIKAYKVKLPVLSMSDRTSYVIAPDGTILMSYSAFSPQGHVAKSLAAVKAWRAAHPAS, via the coding sequence ATGCCCTTTCGTTCGAAACGCCTGATCCCCATCGCGCTGGGTGCCGTGGCTCTCGCCGGATTGGTTGTCGCCCTGCCGGGCACATCCGCTCTTGCCGCCTTGCCCCAGGGCGCCGCCGCGCCGGATTTCAGCACGCAGGCTGTGCTGGCAGGCAAGCCTTTCGCCTTTCATCTGGGCGATGCGCTGAAAAAGGGCCCGGTCGTCCTCTATTTTTTCCCGGCGGCCTTCACCAGCGGCTGCACCATTGAGGCCCATGACTTTTCCGATGCGACCGAGGCGTTTACCGCTGCCGGGGCCACGGTCATCGGCCTGTCGCACGATCCGCTCGACAAGCTCAGCCGCTTTTCCGTGACCGAATGCCGCAACAAGTTTGCCGTGGGCGTGGCGGGCAGTGATGTGATCAAGGCCTATAAGGTCAAGCTGCCGGTGCTCTCCATGTCGGACCGCACCAGCTATGTCATCGCGCCCGATGGCACGATCCTGATGTCCTATTCCGCCTTCAGCCCGCAGGGGCATGTCGCAAAATCACTGGCGGCGGTGAAAGCCTGGCGGGCGGCCCACCCCGCTTCCTGA
- a CDS encoding DUF2177 family protein, translating to MRLWLITYLVTAIGFLGCDAVWLSMMASRLYRPALGGMLRESFAFAPAIAFYVLYIAGILIFAIAPARSAGVWYGATWRGALLGLMAYATYDLTNQATLRDWPLAITLADLCWGTMLTALAATIGFIAARWLGGSASTG from the coding sequence ATGCGGCTTTGGCTTATCACCTATCTTGTCACCGCCATCGGCTTTCTGGGCTGCGACGCCGTGTGGTTGAGCATGATGGCGAGCCGGCTCTATCGCCCGGCTTTGGGCGGAATGCTGCGCGAGAGTTTCGCGTTTGCCCCGGCAATTGCCTTCTACGTGCTTTATATTGCAGGCATCCTCATCTTTGCCATAGCACCGGCGCGGAGCGCTGGGGTTTGGTATGGCGCGACATGGCGCGGCGCGCTGCTCGGGCTGATGGCCTATGCCACCTATGATCTCACCAATCAGGCGACATTGCGCGACTGGCCGCTGGCGATCACGCTGGCGGATTTGTGCTGGGGCACGATGCTGACCGCACTGGCGGCCACCATCGGCTTTATCGCCGCGCGCTGGCTCGGGGGATCAGCGTCCACAGGATGA
- a CDS encoding cyclopropane-fatty-acyl-phospholipid synthase family protein, giving the protein MNAVASLIRAAESLPLPDPLTRAGIDMLVGMRRRSLTDGPDPNADFARRMVDHPIAEHTDTANQQHYELPPRFFELTLGPKRKYSCCLFPHGDETLAEAEDAALDATIDHADLAEGQAILELGCGWGSLSLTMAERFPQARITAVSNSAPQRRFIEQEARARGLTNLRVITCDMNDFHPEARFDRIVSVEMFEHMANWRDLLARARGWLAPEGRLFLHVFSHRSHPYRFDTTDKTDWIAQHFFTGGIMPSHGLIDHFAQSFTVEKSWRWDGRHYQRTANLWLANFDANRAAVDEQLALVYGDKAALWGRRWRLFYLATAGLFGHAQGREWGVSHYRLRPTP; this is encoded by the coding sequence ATGAACGCTGTTGCCAGCCTGATCCGCGCCGCCGAAAGCCTGCCCCTGCCCGATCCGCTGACCCGCGCCGGGATCGACATGCTGGTGGGCATGCGCCGGCGCAGCCTGACGGATGGTCCCGACCCCAACGCCGATTTCGCCCGCAGGATGGTCGACCACCCCATCGCCGAACACACGGATACCGCCAACCAGCAGCACTATGAGTTGCCCCCGCGCTTCTTCGAGCTGACGTTGGGGCCCAAGCGCAAATACAGCTGCTGCCTGTTTCCCCATGGCGATGAAACGCTGGCAGAGGCGGAAGACGCCGCGCTCGACGCCACGATCGACCATGCGGATCTTGCCGAAGGTCAGGCCATTCTGGAACTGGGCTGCGGCTGGGGTTCGCTCAGCCTCACCATGGCGGAGCGCTTTCCCCAGGCGCGCATCACCGCCGTCTCCAATTCAGCGCCGCAACGCCGCTTTATCGAGCAGGAAGCCCGCGCCAGAGGCCTCACCAATCTGCGCGTCATCACCTGCGACATGAATGATTTCCACCCCGAGGCCCGTTTCGACCGCATCGTCTCGGTCGAGATGTTCGAGCATATGGCCAACTGGCGGGATCTGCTGGCGCGCGCACGCGGCTGGCTGGCGCCGGAGGGCCGCCTGTTCCTTCATGTCTTCAGCCATCGCAGCCATCCCTATCGCTTCGACACGACGGACAAGACCGACTGGATAGCGCAGCATTTCTTCACCGGTGGCATCATGCCCAGCCACGGGCTGATCGACCACTTCGCGCAAAGCTTCACGGTCGAAAAGAGCTGGCGCTGGGATGGGCGGCATTATCAGCGCACCGCCAACCTCTGGCTGGCCAATTTCGATGCCAACCGCGCGGCTGTAGATGAGCAACTGGCCCTGGTCTATGGCGACAAGGCCGCCTTGTGGGGGCGGCGCTGGCGCCTGTTCTATCTGGCGACGGCGGGACTCTTTGGCCATGCGCAGGGTCGCGAATGGGGCGTGAGCCATTACCGGCTGCGCCCCACCCCATGA
- a CDS encoding DUF1295 domain-containing protein, protein MELILPCALSLAALSLIMAGAWLIAREPGRSGWIDAIWSLAVGLVGAGAALVPLDGTIAPRQGLVAAMVALWGLRLGGHIALRTAGHGDDPRYAQLRREWGERFPARLFAFLQVQALAGWLLVLCVMLGAHRPSPFPVWSDIAGGLVLIAAVAGEGLADAQLRGFRKAPANKGRICDTGLWALSRHPNYFFEWLGWVAYAVIAIGPDGLWLPGWLALTGPLFMYGLLVHVSGIPPLEAHMLRSRGDAYRALQRRVPAFWPLPRFRP, encoded by the coding sequence ATGGAGCTGATCCTGCCCTGTGCCCTAAGCCTTGCCGCCCTGTCGCTGATCATGGCGGGGGCGTGGCTGATCGCCCGCGAGCCGGGCCGCTCGGGGTGGATCGATGCGATCTGGTCGCTGGCGGTGGGGCTGGTGGGAGCAGGCGCGGCGCTGGTTCCTCTGGATGGCACCATCGCGCCGCGTCAGGGGCTGGTGGCAGCCATGGTGGCGCTGTGGGGGCTGCGGCTGGGGGGCCATATCGCGCTGCGCACGGCAGGTCATGGCGACGATCCGCGTTACGCCCAGTTGCGGCGCGAATGGGGGGAGCGCTTTCCCGCGCGGCTTTTCGCCTTTCTGCAGGTCCAGGCTTTGGCGGGCTGGCTGCTGGTGCTCTGCGTGATGCTGGGCGCGCATCGCCCTTCGCCCTTTCCCGTATGGAGTGACATCGCCGGAGGGCTGGTGCTGATCGCCGCCGTGGCGGGCGAAGGGCTGGCCGATGCGCAGTTGCGTGGTTTTCGCAAGGCACCCGCCAACAAAGGCCGCATCTGCGACACCGGATTGTGGGCCCTTTCGCGCCATCCCAACTACTTTTTCGAGTGGCTCGGCTGGGTGGCCTATGCGGTGATCGCCATCGGGCCCGATGGGCTATGGCTGCCGGGCTGGCTGGCGCTGACCGGCCCGCTCTTCATGTATGGGCTGCTGGTCCATGTCTCGGGCATTCCGCCGCTCGAGGCGCATATGCTGCGCTCACGCGGGGACGCCTATCGCGCGCTGCAGCGGCGCGTGCCCGCCTTCTGGCCCCTGCCCCGCTTCCGCCCTTGA
- a CDS encoding NAD(P)/FAD-dependent oxidoreductase produces MRQERTLEIAIVGSGISGLSAAWLLSQRHRVTLFEAEGRIGGHSHTVMVGDTPVDTGFIVYNEQTYPNLTALFAHLEVPTQPAEMSFAVSLDDGRLEYAGTDLGGLFAQKRNLVSPRFWSMLRDLERFYRCAPRDLPLLGDKPLGAYLDLLGCGAAFREDHLYPMAAAIWSTPVRDIPYHPAAAFIRFCENHGLLKLGRRPQWRTVTGGSRAYVQRLTASFADRIVTGRPVRRIRRSDDGVHLHLDDGERHFDHVVIATHADQALALLADPDGAERRSLGAFGYRSNEAVLHADPRVMPRRRRGWSSWNYASQTRGSDPDLSVTYWMNRLQGLPEDALLFVTLNPLIEPDPALVHRREIYHHPIFNAAAGRAQQDLWSLQGARNTWFAGAYFGAGFHEDGLQAGLAVAEQLGGVRRPWLVKDESGRIALPQRQAA; encoded by the coding sequence ATGCGGCAGGAGAGAACTCTTGAGATCGCCATCGTCGGCAGCGGCATTTCCGGCCTGTCGGCGGCCTGGCTGCTGAGCCAGCGCCACCGGGTCACCCTGTTCGAAGCCGAAGGCCGGATCGGCGGCCACAGCCATACGGTGATGGTGGGCGACACGCCCGTCGATACCGGCTTTATCGTCTACAATGAGCAGACCTATCCCAACCTCACCGCGCTTTTCGCCCATCTTGAGGTACCGACCCAGCCTGCGGAGATGAGCTTTGCCGTGTCGCTCGATGATGGGCGGCTGGAATATGCCGGCACCGATCTGGGCGGGCTGTTTGCCCAGAAACGCAACCTTGTCTCGCCCCGCTTCTGGTCGATGCTGCGCGATCTGGAGCGCTTTTATCGCTGTGCCCCGCGCGATCTGCCGTTGCTGGGCGATAAACCGCTCGGCGCCTATCTCGATCTGCTCGGCTGCGGCGCGGCTTTTCGGGAGGACCACCTCTATCCCATGGCCGCCGCCATCTGGTCGACCCCGGTGCGCGACATTCCATACCATCCCGCCGCCGCCTTTATCCGCTTTTGCGAGAACCACGGCCTGCTCAAGCTGGGCCGCCGCCCGCAATGGCGCACCGTGACGGGCGGCAGCCGCGCCTATGTCCAGCGGCTGACCGCATCTTTCGCCGACCGTATCGTTACCGGCCGACCGGTCCGGCGCATCCGGCGCAGCGATGATGGCGTGCATCTCCATCTCGATGATGGCGAGCGGCATTTCGACCATGTGGTGATCGCCACCCATGCCGATCAGGCACTGGCGCTGCTGGCCGATCCCGATGGAGCCGAAAGGCGAAGCCTGGGAGCCTTTGGCTATCGCAGCAATGAGGCCGTGCTCCATGCTGACCCGCGTGTGATGCCCAGGCGCCGCCGGGGCTGGTCGAGCTGGAACTATGCATCGCAAACGAGGGGGAGCGATCCCGATCTGTCGGTCACCTATTGGATGAACCGTTTGCAGGGCCTGCCCGAGGATGCGCTGCTGTTCGTCACACTCAATCCGTTGATCGAGCCAGACCCGGCACTGGTCCACCGGCGCGAGATCTATCATCATCCCATCTTCAACGCCGCCGCCGGGCGGGCGCAGCAGGACCTCTGGTCCTTGCAGGGTGCGCGCAACACCTGGTTTGCCGGGGCCTATTTCGGTGCCGGTTTCCATGAAGACGGTCTGCAGGCGGGCCTCGCCGTGGCCGAGCAACTGGGCGGGGTGCGTCGCCCCTGGCTGGTGAAAGATGAATCCGGGCGCATCGCCCTGCCGCAAAGGCAGGCGGCATGA
- a CDS encoding DUF1365 family protein, whose amino-acid sequence MSDESALYVGQVTHQRLRPRRHRLRYGVFSLLLDLDRIDALAAGLRIFSRGRFNLFSFYDRDYGDGSATPLRTQVERHLWAARIVPDGGPIRLLTMPRILGFAFNPLSVFFCHGRNGRLRAILYEVNNTFGQRHSYLLPVAAGQAAEIRQSCPKAFHVSPFMGMEMGYSFTVAAPAETLSIVITVSDGLGPVLMASHAARRRNLTDGALLRVFVTHPLLTLKVVGGIAWEAARLWAKGVPVHTCPAPPDHPISIPTQTGEGACI is encoded by the coding sequence ATGAGCGACGAGAGCGCCCTCTATGTCGGCCAGGTGACGCATCAGCGGCTGCGTCCGCGTCGGCATCGGCTGCGCTATGGCGTGTTTTCGCTGCTGCTCGATCTGGACCGGATCGATGCTTTGGCGGCAGGCTTGCGAATCTTTTCGCGCGGGCGCTTCAACCTCTTTTCCTTTTACGACCGTGATTACGGCGATGGCAGTGCCACGCCGCTGCGCACGCAGGTCGAGCGTCATCTCTGGGCGGCGCGCATCGTGCCCGATGGCGGGCCGATCCGCCTGCTGACCATGCCGCGCATTCTGGGCTTTGCCTTCAACCCGCTCAGCGTCTTTTTCTGCCATGGACGCAATGGGCGCCTGCGGGCCATCCTTTATGAGGTGAACAACACCTTCGGTCAGCGCCACAGCTATCTGCTGCCGGTGGCGGCGGGGCAGGCGGCCGAAATCCGCCAGAGCTGCCCCAAGGCCTTTCACGTCTCGCCCTTTATGGGGATGGAGATGGGCTACAGTTTCACCGTCGCGGCGCCTGCCGAGACTCTGTCCATCGTGATCACCGTCTCGGACGGCTTGGGGCCGGTGCTGATGGCCTCCCATGCCGCGCGGCGCCGCAACCTGACCGACGGGGCTTTGCTGCGCGTCTTTGTCACCCATCCGCTGCTCACGCTCAAGGTGGTGGGCGGTATCGCGTGGGAAGCGGCGCGGCTGTGGGCGAAGGGCGTGCCGGTGCACACCTGCCCCGCGCCGCCCGACCACCCCATCTCCATTCCAACCCAGACAGGCGAGGGCGCATGTATCTGA
- a CDS encoding cyclopropane-fatty-acyl-phospholipid synthase family protein has product MYLNEQAQAALAPVTPQPQRATPWLIRRALRHLQCGRLTIILPSGVRIDHAGALPGPHGVIEMGNGMAFRRLLTRGDVGFAEGYIAGDWTSPDLPQLIALAAQNVARLDGTLEGFWPVRMWRKLSHFLHRNSAHGSRRNIAFHYDLGNDFYRLWLDESMTYSSAIAIPRGTSLEAAQQAKLERIAALLDLNGEDDVLEIGCGWGALAQHLAPACRRVTGLTLSREQLDHARAQVRAGGLEDRIDLRLQDYRAISERFDRIVSIEMLEAVGEAYWPVYFETLRAGLRPGGRIVLQAITIREDRFAAYKRNPDFIQRYIFPGGMLPTPSLLGAQAERAGLAITHRETFGAGYADTLSLWRARFHAAWPRILALGFQPDFQRLWDYYLAYCEAGFRSGTIDVGLYVLEQRA; this is encoded by the coding sequence ATGTATCTGAACGAGCAAGCACAGGCCGCTCTGGCCCCTGTCACGCCGCAGCCGCAGCGGGCCACGCCCTGGCTGATCCGCCGCGCTCTGCGGCATCTGCAGTGCGGGCGGCTGACGATCATCCTGCCCTCGGGCGTCAGGATCGATCATGCTGGCGCGCTGCCCGGTCCGCATGGGGTGATCGAGATGGGCAATGGCATGGCCTTCCGCCGCCTGCTGACGCGCGGGGATGTCGGTTTTGCCGAGGGCTATATCGCGGGCGACTGGACCAGCCCGGACCTGCCGCAACTGATCGCGCTGGCCGCGCAGAATGTCGCCCGGCTCGACGGCACGCTGGAAGGCTTCTGGCCGGTGCGGATGTGGCGCAAACTCAGCCATTTCCTGCATCGCAACTCGGCGCATGGCAGCCGTCGCAACATCGCCTTCCATTACGATCTGGGCAATGATTTCTACCGCCTGTGGCTCGATGAGAGCATGACCTATTCCTCGGCCATCGCCATCCCGCGCGGCACCAGCCTTGAGGCCGCCCAGCAGGCCAAGCTGGAGCGCATCGCCGCCCTGCTGGACCTCAATGGCGAGGACGATGTTCTGGAAATCGGTTGCGGCTGGGGAGCACTGGCGCAGCATCTGGCGCCGGCCTGCCGCAGGGTCACCGGCCTCACCCTGTCGCGCGAGCAGTTGGACCATGCGCGAGCGCAGGTGAGAGCCGGTGGCCTGGAGGACAGGATCGATCTGCGCCTTCAGGATTATCGCGCCATAAGCGAGCGTTTCGACCGCATCGTCTCGATCGAAATGCTGGAAGCGGTGGGCGAGGCCTATTGGCCGGTCTATTTCGAGACATTGCGCGCCGGCCTGCGTCCAGGCGGGCGGATCGTGCTCCAGGCGATCACCATTCGCGAGGATCGCTTTGCCGCCTACAAGCGCAATCCGGATTTCATCCAGCGCTATATCTTTCCCGGTGGCATGCTGCCGACACCATCCTTGCTGGGGGCTCAGGCCGAACGTGCCGGTCTGGCCATCACCCATCGCGAGACCTTTGGCGCGGGTTATGCCGACACGCTGTCGCTGTGGCGCGCGCGCTTTCATGCCGCCTGGCCGCGCATTCTGGCGCTGGGTTTCCAGCCCGATTTCCAGCGCCTCTGGGACTACTATCTCGCCTATTGCGAGGCGGGTTTCCGCAGCGGCACCATCGATGTCGGGCTCTATGTGCTGGAGCAAAGGGCATGA
- a CDS encoding DUF6134 family protein — MMDRRGMMIGVVALAAMPDALMAALPIPPSRRLGFDILRKGSKLGTHVLTFASEGDALNVQVAVDLVFRIAGITLYHYRHQAVERWQGQQVMALDAETSDNGTPYKVSARREGGVLMVQGTKAPRYAAPADALPATHWNRRELEGPWINTQDGRLMRPHVAAQGMETIPAADGASLLARRYALTGDVQLDMFYDDHAGWAGLSFVKGGAPIRYERQA, encoded by the coding sequence ATGATGGACCGGCGCGGCATGATGATCGGCGTGGTGGCCCTTGCGGCGATGCCCGATGCGCTGATGGCGGCCTTGCCCATTCCGCCATCACGGCGGCTGGGCTTCGACATTCTGCGCAAGGGTTCGAAGCTGGGCACCCATGTCCTCACCTTCGCATCCGAGGGCGATGCGCTCAATGTTCAGGTCGCCGTCGATCTGGTCTTCAGGATCGCCGGGATCACGCTCTATCACTACCGTCATCAGGCCGTGGAGCGCTGGCAGGGGCAACAGGTGATGGCCCTCGACGCCGAGACCAGCGACAATGGCACACCTTACAAGGTCTCGGCCCGGCGGGAGGGCGGCGTGCTGATGGTGCAGGGCACCAAGGCGCCGCGCTATGCCGCCCCCGCCGATGCGCTGCCCGCCACCCACTGGAACCGGCGCGAGCTGGAGGGCCCCTGGATCAACACGCAGGACGGGCGGCTCATGCGGCCCCATGTCGCCGCGCAGGGCATGGAAACCATTCCCGCCGCCGATGGCGCAAGTCTGTTGGCGCGTCGCTATGCGCTGACGGGCGATGTGCAGCTCGATATGTTCTACGACGATCATGCCGGATGGGCTGGCCTGTCCTTTGTGAAAGGCGGCGCGCCGATCCGCTACGAGCGGCAGGCCTGA
- a CDS encoding anti-sigma factor has product MSAAMLPEDDELLAAELAFGLIDGEEKRAAEARLTHNETFAAAHARWQDYAAAMFHDAGEAPRPSVWSAIEARLPANDRGRAMVSRATLRWWQGGAAAACAAALVLGVVAMQKPAQVFVRIPVAQAPIAPMVAVLTGKQGLVTVSFDPASARMTSAASGLALGDHVPELWVIPADGKPRSMGVMNAAAPGWGKVPAEAAAALSAGVTLAVSVEPVGGSPTGLPTGPVILTGKMATTS; this is encoded by the coding sequence ATGAGCGCCGCCATGCTTCCCGAGGATGACGAGCTGCTGGCCGCCGAACTGGCCTTCGGGCTGATCGACGGCGAGGAGAAGCGCGCCGCCGAGGCACGCCTGACGCACAACGAGACTTTCGCTGCCGCCCATGCCCGCTGGCAGGATTACGCCGCAGCCATGTTCCATGACGCGGGCGAGGCGCCCCGCCCCTCGGTATGGAGCGCGATCGAGGCACGCCTGCCCGCCAATGATCGGGGCCGCGCGATGGTGTCGCGCGCCACTCTGCGCTGGTGGCAGGGCGGCGCGGCGGCGGCCTGCGCGGCGGCGCTGGTGCTGGGCGTTGTGGCGATGCAGAAACCGGCGCAGGTCTTCGTGCGCATCCCTGTGGCGCAGGCTCCCATCGCACCGATGGTGGCGGTGTTGACCGGCAAGCAGGGTCTGGTCACCGTGAGCTTCGACCCCGCCAGCGCGCGGATGACCTCGGCCGCCAGCGGTCTCGCGCTGGGCGACCATGTGCCCGAGCTTTGGGTGATCCCCGCAGATGGCAAGCCGCGCTCGATGGGCGTGATGAACGCAGCCGCGCCGGGCTGGGGCAAGGTTCCGGCAGAGGCTGCCGCGGCGCTGTCGGCGGGCGTGACGCTGGCCGTCTCCGTCGAGCCGGTCGGGGGCTCACCCACAGGGCTGCCAACCGGTCCGGTGATCCTGACCGGCAAGATGGCCACCACAAGCTGA
- a CDS encoding sigma-70 family RNA polymerase sigma factor: MNSEEDRSSLALMLTQVSTGDRHAFEEIYRATHVKLFGVCLRILPVRQEAEEALQEAYLSVWQRAASFDAARGSAMTWLITLARNRAIDRLRARGKIATAPVELAEDVADPDPDPASLIEASQDERRLAHCLGTLEGGDAGLIRRAFFEGLTYADLAARASAPLGTVKSRIRRALLKLRECLS, translated from the coding sequence ATGAATTCGGAAGAAGATCGCTCCAGCCTGGCCCTGATGCTGACACAGGTCTCGACCGGCGACCGCCATGCCTTCGAGGAAATTTACCGCGCTACCCACGTGAAGCTATTTGGCGTGTGCCTGCGTATCTTGCCTGTCAGGCAGGAAGCGGAGGAAGCCTTGCAGGAAGCCTATCTCTCGGTGTGGCAAAGGGCCGCCTCCTTCGACGCCGCGCGCGGCAGCGCCATGACGTGGCTCATCACCCTCGCCCGCAACCGCGCGATCGACCGCCTGCGCGCCAGGGGCAAGATCGCCACAGCCCCCGTCGAGCTGGCCGAGGATGTGGCCGATCCCGACCCCGATCCCGCCAGCCTGATCGAGGCCAGCCAGGACGAGCGCCGCCTCGCCCATTGCCTCGGCACGCTGGAAGGCGGCGATGCCGGGCTGATCCGCCGCGCCTTTTTCGAGGGGCTGACCTATGCCGATCTGGCGGCAAGGGCCAGCGCTCCGCTGGGCACGGTCAAGAGCCGCATCCGCCGGGCGCTGCTCAAGCTGCGTGAGTGCCTGTCATGA
- a CDS encoding alpha/beta hydrolase encodes MMASVRFDATKRLVAMLGVTALAACSPVRIFNALMPRDSGGVRLVHDAPFGAEKRQRLDVYAPCQAGAEPLPVIVFLYGGSWNSGTKDGYGFVGDALAARGFLVAIPDYRLVPAVHYPAFLEDNAAAVRWVRQHAVQLGGDPDRIVLAGHSAGAYNAAMLALDPRWLGADRSAVKGLIGLAGPYDFLPFKGPIIEPAFAGVADPVSTQPVHYARADAPPAFLASADKDMLVLPRNSDALAQALRGQGVAVERKSYPDVGHIGLVTAIAKPLRGNASVLEDMADFAHNVTLLKRWACPSGSDGNGQG; translated from the coding sequence ATGATGGCATCCGTCAGGTTTGACGCCACGAAGCGTCTGGTGGCCATGCTGGGGGTGACGGCTCTGGCAGCCTGTTCCCCGGTGCGTATCTTCAATGCCCTGATGCCCAGGGACAGCGGGGGTGTCCGGCTCGTCCATGATGCGCCCTTCGGGGCGGAGAAACGCCAGCGGCTGGATGTCTATGCGCCGTGCCAGGCTGGAGCGGAGCCTTTGCCGGTGATCGTCTTTCTCTATGGCGGGTCATGGAATTCGGGCACGAAGGACGGCTATGGTTTTGTCGGCGATGCCTTGGCCGCGCGGGGCTTTCTGGTGGCGATCCCCGATTACCGGCTGGTGCCCGCGGTGCATTATCCGGCCTTTCTGGAGGACAATGCGGCGGCTGTACGCTGGGTGCGCCAGCATGCGGTGCAACTGGGCGGCGATCCGGACCGGATCGTTCTGGCGGGGCATTCGGCGGGGGCCTACAATGCAGCGATGCTCGCGCTCGATCCACGCTGGTTGGGGGCGGATCGCAGCGCGGTGAAAGGGCTGATCGGACTGGCCGGGCCCTATGACTTCCTGCCCTTCAAGGGACCGATTATCGAACCGGCCTTTGCCGGTGTGGCCGATCCTGTCTCGACCCAGCCGGTGCATTACGCGCGGGCGGATGCGCCGCCCGCCTTTCTCGCAAGCGCAGACAAGGACATGCTTGTTCTGCCGCGCAACAGCGATGCGCTGGCGCAGGCCTTGCGCGGGCAGGGGGTGGCGGTCGAGCGCAAGAGCTATCCGGACGTTGGCCATATCGGACTGGTGACGGCGATTGCGAAACCGCTGCGCGGGAACGCCTCCGTTCTGGAGGACATGGCCGATTTTGCCCATAACGTCACCCTCCTCAAGCGCTGGGCATGTCCTTCAGGATCTGATGGTAACGGTCAGGGATGA